ttctttttgtttatttttaatttgtttattcttttttatttatttaattttatttttaatttttagtgataggtacttcatttattttaggttttgggctaaaatacttgtttgttaggatctccatttagttttgggctaataagtaactacctacctactaatgttgctgAACTGATGGCCTAAGTCGATGATAATCACGACAAAACATAAGATGACGtttcggtgctaaacgatttgtattaatattgctcccactcccactgccactcccacttccagtcccagtcccagtcccactcccattcccagtccgagtcGAACTCCGACTCCCActgccactattttatctaaatcggattcagcaacttaaatttgatggtaggtacgaggggtattcaaaatattctcggtatgagaatgaaaacaaacaagtacgaaaagtttgatatttttatttttcaatatactccccccctatgttcatacacttaaaagatcgatcaattatttttattaatcctgcataaaaatattttttatctttggtgtaaaaatgctcctccactgccgccttcaatgcttcatcatcggaaaatttatatccacgcagatcctttttaagattggggaacaaaaagaagtcgctgggggctaagtccggactatacggtgggtgagtaacagtttcaaacccacattcaacaatagctgccttggcaatatgagcagtatggacgggggcgttgtcatgcagaagcataacacctttggttaactttcctcgcctcttttctttgattgcatcctttaattgacgtagaatgttagcgtagtactgtcctgtgatatttacacctttttctttataatcgatctgtaatactccttcacaatcccaaaatatcgtggccattgtccttgccagctgaagggatgaccttgaacttcttgggatgagctgaacccttaatgtgccactgcatggactcttgtttactctctgggtcataatgatgaacccaggtttcatctccagtaactattctttgcagcacctcatcaggattttcaccgcacaggtcaataaaatcggaacaacaagctacacgcatgcctttttgaagccgagtcagcattcgcggaacccatcttgcacttacttttgacatattaagatggtcatggataatatcatgtatggtaccaatagagagattggttacttgtgctatagattttaccttcactcgaccatcttccaatataagtttttccactttatcaatattttcttgtgaagtagctactacaggccggccaggtctagggtcgtcttcaacactctcccttccacgtttaaactcgcttgaccacttttgaatggtagataaagaaggagcagactcacggtaaacacaacccatttcctcttttatggtttttttgatttttaccctgttttgtcaagaattttatcacgcatcgatgttctaatttagttaacattgtcaattcccacatgatgttcatgtttgttcagcaattgcagaaaaacaaaagaacatctcgcttcgaattatacttttttttaatgtcaatgaataaaccttagcggccagtaacgaaagaaattttagaagaggttgtaagatatcaataccgagaatattttgaacgcccctcgtataccgatagcatcgccacctaccggatccaattggtttttctaaccatccatgtactgtacactaaaactttctccagaatgtaacaaacacttttccgaaaatggcatcaaaatcggttcagtcaaacacgagataatcacgaagaaacatacatacaaacatacgggtcaaacggagaacttcctttttttaaaggcggttagaaaatagttgatcgacccacctagtggaactctgcaacataggcacatgaCGATAAGTCggctaaccaaaacaaagtgtgcctatgttgcaccaaatctgagttccactaggtacagccagggttcaccaTCAGTTATAtctagggtactgctctcccaagtgctcatcaagatgtgacggatgaccaaaatagcgtgggcctatgttgcaccaaacctgagttccactaggtacatccagggttcagcatcagctctatcttgggtactgctcttccaagtgctcatcaagacgcgtcggatgaccaaaacagcgtgggcctatgttgcaccaaacctgagttccactaggtacatccagggttcagcatcagctctatcttgggtactgctctcccaagtgctcatcaaggcgtgtcggatgaccaaaacagcgtgggactatattgcaccaaacctgagttccactaggtacagccagggttcagcatcagatctatcttgggtactgctctcccaagtgctcatcaagacgcgtcggatgaccaaaacagcgtgggcctatgttgcactaaacctgagttccactaggtacatcctgagttccactagatacatccagagttcagcatcagctccatcttgggtactactctcccaagtgctcatcaagatgtgacagatgaccaaaatagcgtgggcctatgttgcaccaaacctgagttccactaggtacagccagggttcagcatcaactctatcttgggtactgctcttccaagtgctcatcaagacgtgtcggatgaccaaaacagcgtgggcctatgttgcaccaaacctgagttccactaggtacatccagggttcagcatcagctctatcttgggtactgctctcccaagtgctcagcaatgcgtgtcggatgaccaaaacagcgtgggcctatattgcaccaaacctgagttccactaggtacaaccagggttcagcatcagctctatcttgggtactgctcttccaagtgctcatcaagacgcgtcggatgaccaaaacagcgtgggcctatgttgcaccaaacctgagttccactaggtacttccagggttcagcatcagctctatcttgggtactgctctcccaattgctcatcaaggcgtgtcggatgaccaaaacagcgtgggcctatgttgcaccaaacctgagttccactaggtacagccagggttgagcatcagctcagatctatgtatactaaaaccttctccagaatgtaacaaacacttttctgaaaaccgcatcaaaatcggttcagccaaacgcgagataatcgcgaacaaatatacatacatacatacatacgggtcaaactgagaacctcctttttttttgaaggcggttaaaaacagaataaaataaagattttaagtggggctcccatacaacaaacgtgatttttgaccgaagttaagcaacgtcgggcggggtcagtacttggatgggtgaccgtttttttgcttgttttgctctattttttgttgatggtgcggaaccctccgtgcgcgagtccgactcgcacttggccggttttacattatactactctttggtgtAGTCTGACTGCACTAATTATATAGGAACTttatttaagcctttataagtaaggcagagggaatatatttcccacaaTTATtttgaactctattttcaaacaATTTCTGACACCTTTTGCCCGTTAATAGTTCCACACTTCGCGCGAACTCTActtcacactcgcgttcgcggcagtgtggagggggcttaaagcCTGGACGATGTCTAATagtgataacacactaccgcaccaatagtgtgttatcacttttaGATTTTAATTGCTTTTACTTGGGactaaaaaaaacatcaaaattCTAAAGGGACTAAAAATCTCTGTCGCTTTTGCGTAATGTGAGCATTTGAGCATGACGCAGATCTTTGAATGATGATGTCCATATTCTATATTTTGATgctattatagctggtcaagcaaatcttttcagtagaaaaaagccggcaaatttgaaaaatgtaggcgcgaagggatatcattccatagaaaatttgaatttcgcgcttttttttactgacaagattttgcttgaccagctatacattaCTAAGGATCAGTGTGGAACTAACCTAAATACCATAAACAACTCACTCTTCTTCGGTTTTATTTTCCAGCGCTCGCTGTCGTGTCGTCGTAAATAAAGTATTGTTGAATATTGTTGTATGCGCTTATTAGTTTAATAtgatgataataaataatattaataagtagGATTTTTTACATTTCTATGACAATAATTGCTAAAAAAACATCGACGTCAAAATGTCATCAGCACCATCATAGACCATAGACAAATATTGGGTGAAGTACCGAACGATGCAGCTGATGACACATTCATTCATTAGTTTATACTTCGAATTAGACGAATTAGCATTAGTTTACCTAATAAAACTTGTTAAATTTACCCATACACCCGTGTCAGTGTTAGTGATTCTATCACTTCATAAACGATGTGGGATCCAACGCACGTTCAAGTAACGGTTCAAAGAGCCCGTGGACTactaattaaaggtaaaaacggtACTAACAAATGTTTTGTTACCATTGCCCTCGGCAAAGAAAAATTCCAAACATCCGTGAAACACAAAGCCACTGAGAATGTAGAGTGGCTTGAGGAATGCGAGTTGCGTATACCGTCCCAGGGTAACACTGCAGAAATTGTTTTGAAAGTGTATGATGAAGACATTGTTAAAGATCATTTACTAGGTCAAATATCGATTCCGTTAAAAGACCTCGATGTTTATGAGAGGCCTAGAAACCGATGGTACACCTTGCAAGGCAAGTCGGGGAAAGAGAATGACAAAAATAGAGGAGAGTTAGAGGTCAAGATTGCCTTTACTGTAAAGGAGGGCAGTTTGACTGACCTCAGCAAAAAAGACAAACATAAGTCATCCTTATCTAGCATCGCCCAAAACGTAGGTGGAAGTCTTATGAGCATTGGCAGTATCGAAAAACGCAAGGGCTTGAAAAAGTTTGCTAAGAACCTAGGATCGAAAATGAATTTAACTAAAAAAGATAAGAAGAGCGATTCATCATCTCTAAGTGGGAGCATTGGAAATCTTAAAAACTCTGCACTGTCCACACCGGACCACTCTACCCCTAAGACTTTACCAACAGAGGCAGACCCAGGTGTAATTAGTGAGGATGAAGATGAATTTGCTTTTGATGACTTGTCTCACAAAAGTTCTGGCAGTTCTCTCAATGTCAATACACTACCACGAGGGCATAAATACACACCCTCCCCAATGAATGCTTCTCTTGAAAACCTAGGAGGTGGAGAGTTTTTGAGAAGATCTACTAGTAGTAATTTAGCAAATTCTGACAAGTCTGTTCCAGTGCCTCAGAAACCTGTGCGACTGAGCCTCGACACATTTACTCCTCCGAGGCCACCTTCCCAAATTATTGACAAGGATGATGAATGGTCCCAAAAGCTTTACTCCAAAAAGCAATCTCATACAGTCAGCCAAACTATGATTGACAGGGAAAAATCTGCAAGCcttgaaagaaataaaaaacttgACAGTCCAAGctcattaaaagaaaaaccaaGTCCAAAATTCTTTAAAAAGTTTGGTAACAACAACAAACCTAAAAAGTTGCTTGAAGAACGAATTATTGTTGGAGAAGAAAATATTGTAGAAGAAGACTCCATCAATCCTGTGTACAACAGCATACCCAAAACAGTTCTACAGCAACTAGAAGGCAAGTCTAAAGAAGATCTGATTGTAATGGTGTACAACATGCAAAGAGATGTAGAAgtagaaaaaaagaaaaccaaagatTTGGAAAATTATTTGGATGAGCTACTATTGCGAGTGATGGAAACAACTCCGAGAATCTTGCAAAACCCTTACTCTAGAAATAACAGCATGCACATAAGGAATAAGTAATTGATGTTCTAATATTGTAATGGACATGTTTTtgataaattattttcattgcCTAATATATTTCTTTAAGTATTGAAAACAATAATGAGAAATAATGCTAGCCTTATTGTTCTTTCCAATATAAAAGCCCATTgttctaggtttttttttttcaatatttactaCAGGTATCTTAAGAAAGAGAATGACATGTCTATTTTCTAGAATTTTAACTAAGCGTTGTCTATAGGTTAACAACTTTCACTACATATATGAATGAGTGCAAACAGGCTGGTCAAATGTAATCATCTATGTGCCTTACATGTTTGAAAAAGTCTGTGATAATAATTGGTTTTAAATCAATTTTCCTTTGTTCTATAAAATGTGGTCAATTGTTAACATATccttaagtaaatatattttccatttttagtgccAAATTCACATCATCCAACTAAATTCTTtctaaaatatgttttacaGTCTGTTGTTGCAATCTTAGATTTGTGTAATGTAGGATTTTTCAAACatgatttaattattatttcatagGTTTTAGGTTAAAGTGAATGTATCCACTTTTATTCTTGTATTACCTTAATTGTAAGAAACGATTAGACttctatttataagatgccagTGTGCAATATCTACATAGGTTAAGCATTTCAAGTAGATGCACACTACTTCTAAAAGACTAATTGATATTTAAAACTAGATCTTTAATTACATTTCTAAGTCCACGGGCCAACATACAATAATTAacaaaggataattatcaagtTTCATGGTTattatttcttataatgtaactTGGTACCTATGTTGTTAATGTTGTTATCATTTCCTAAATGCTTGTGAGGCATTTACTGAATTTGTGGGCTTCATTTATGATGGTGTtaattaatttacataatgttgaagtttttttacctatttacaaaaaaaaagatttccaTATAAACAATAAGATTTTCTCTATTTGGTTGAAATTGTTAAATGTCTGATTGACTTGGTGATAAAGCTGGACCTTAAAAGCTGTAGCCCATGATCTGTGTTGGCAGTGGAAACTCATTGATTGAATTTATTACTACTTAGctattactttaattaaatacctacttttgcAATATGGTTAAGTTTACctgtaaggttttttttttggtttgtgATAATTTTGTTCAAAAGACAAATGGAACAAAATATAAGTGTAGGTTGTATTCGACTCATagttattatagctggtcaaccaaatcttgtcagtaaaaaaaggcgagaaattcaaattttctatggaacgaactcccttcgcgcctacatttttcaaatttgccgcctttttctactgtcaagatctggttgaccaagtataatacaTAACTTACGAGAGTATTTAATTAATGGCTGTATGAAAGTGCAAAAACATGAGTAGCAGCCaaaatgaattatttattttttgataattaacaaatgtttatttttccACATTGGTGAACTACTAACTCTTAAATTAATTTAGTGTATATCTAAAAGTTAAGAGGCAGATAAGTTTGCTGTAACACTGagtataattgaataaattatatACTAACAAATGCATTGATTGTTGTTTCTTAAATCCTGTTGTCCTTCACTCAGCTcagtttgtaataaaaaaacaatatgagagaattaggtactttattataaaataatataaaatagacTTATTGAGATAATCACTTGTGACGACGAGCCTTGGTTGGTGCAGCAACTGGTGCCGTAGTTGCATAAGTCTTTTGTGACAACTTGTTCATGTAGTAAATGACaattattgaaaatatcaaactgaaacaaacaaataacaatCATAAACAAAACATGAAACAGGAGCTATTCAACATTGTTTAGTCATTCAATTCTATTATCTTATCAATTCCTTCAATATGGAGGATATGAGTCATAATATCATCAATCTCAGTCAACCTGTCATCATCATCCTGTCTGTATCAATCTGTCAACATTGTTCaaggtaaatatgtaaattatggAGATGAGCTAATTGATACCAGGGCAGGAGGCAGGCTAAAGTAGAACTAATTATGCTATATATCATGAgagtcaaattattttatggggcACCTAAATTATGTTTACAGGTGCATTCCATCTTTGCCTGTCCTCTTAGCTGGCTTGTGATATCAATTTTTCTTCAATCCTTTGAGAATAGCCACTAGGGCCCCTGtcagttttatttatcaagcattTGAATCTTACTCAtacataaacaaaaacaaaatatgtcaatttttagggttccgtagtcaactaggaacagTTTCGCCATGTCTTTGCTTCATCATTGTTAGTGCTAGAGAGTTGCAATTTGGCATGCATATATAAACCAATTATGCCAACAAagctgtaaaataaaaaaacaaatgataGCTCCTCTACATAAAGTATGAATGCCTTTTTTCACTTCAACCCTATGGTGTTGGGTGTCTTTTTTGATAAAGGGACAGTTTTATATACCATCTTACCATGTTGTGAAGCAAATCCTATGCACCATTCCCGCAGCAATAAGTGACACTGCCATAGACAGCACTATCTCTGGCAGCTTCAACTGGAAGTGCTTCCCAAACAAAGTTGCCTCTAAATTACCTATGGCCTGTACTATTGTTTAGGAAATTAAATTATGCAATTGTACAACTAACATATaaactcataatttaaaaataaccaaatTAATATTATCATAAGATGTTTTTAATAAACCAATCCAGTTTACAGCAATGGAATcaatccaaaattttaaatgaGTATGACCTAGTTCTAAACATCTTTTTCCTAATCAACTTGGATGATATTCCTGAAATACTTTGTTCTCTTGAGGTTTTTTGTGACTTGTTCTTTATCTATTAAAAGTATTAAGATTTCACTtagctaataaaaaaaaacctagtaGTTCTTATAAGAGTCAGATTGTACAATAAGTtgacaaaatataaattaaagggAAAATATTGTAATGCCACCAACAATGGGGCTGGGCTCTTAAATATATGACTATGATTGTTATGAGGTCTGAGGTCAATATGGGTACAGATTAAACCATAGCAAGTTGGTCGCGTTGTCCGTAGTCACATCTTTAGAtgcattttgtttataaaaaggATACAGTAACGAAGAACATGAACATGACAGATCCAAGGTAGCCTCCGAATATAATGGTCATGGGTGACCTAACCAGCCAAGGTTTGTACATTTGCATTCCCGAAAATGTCAGGAGAGTTAATATCGATGATATGACGAAAGACGTCGCGCTGTtcaaagctaaaaaaaaatataacttgaaTGTACATAGATTTTACCAATAGTCACAAGATACATAATCATTGTAACAAGTTAATCATCATTTACCCATTTTCTCTTAATGAATTGATGCAATTTGTACGTAAATTATAAAACCGACAAAAACACCGCTTCTATTCCTCTTTTCGAGTTTTCGACAGTCCGACACCGACCACGTCATGTCACTTCGCTTTATTTGCTGACAGTTCGTTCCGGCCAACAGCCTTACAAATCAGCATTTTTTCACTTGGCTCAAATATCGCGGAATATTA
This region of Cydia amplana chromosome 4, ilCydAmpl1.1, whole genome shotgun sequence genomic DNA includes:
- the LOC134647205 gene encoding rab11 family-interacting protein 2, with product MWDPTHVQVTVQRARGLLIKGKNGTNKCFVTIALGKEKFQTSVKHKATENVEWLEECELRIPSQGNTAEIVLKVYDEDIVKDHLLGQISIPLKDLDVYERPRNRWYTLQGKSGKENDKNRGELEVKIAFTVKEGSLTDLSKKDKHKSSLSSIAQNVGGSLMSIGSIEKRKGLKKFAKNLGSKMNLTKKDKKSDSSSLSGSIGNLKNSALSTPDHSTPKTLPTEADPGVISEDEDEFAFDDLSHKSSGSSLNVNTLPRGHKYTPSPMNASLENLGGGEFLRRSTSSNLANSDKSVPVPQKPVRLSLDTFTPPRPPSQIIDKDDEWSQKLYSKKQSHTVSQTMIDREKSASLERNKKLDSPSSLKEKPSPKFFKKFGNNNKPKKLLEERIIVGEENIVEEDSINPVYNSIPKTVLQQLEGKSKEDLIVMVYNMQRDVEVEKKKTKDLENYLDELLLRVMETTPRILQNPYSRNNSMHIRNK
- the LOC134647639 gene encoding protein KRTCAP2 homolog → MALNSATSFVISSILTLLTFSGMQMYKPWLVRSPMTIIFGGYLGSVMFMFFVTAIGNLEATLFGKHFQLKLPEIVLSMAVSLIAAGMVHRICFTTCLIFSIIVIYYMNKLSQKTYATTAPVAAPTKARRHK